The proteins below come from a single Aegilops tauschii subsp. strangulata cultivar AL8/78 chromosome 6, Aet v6.0, whole genome shotgun sequence genomic window:
- the LOC109771359 gene encoding uncharacterized protein isoform X3 has translation MPSCLPNFSYSSRKGHLSHCSSLQRYNLGPPCPPPHIQILPDDLLVEILMRLPPEPIYLFRASHVCKHWRSLIHDARFLCRFHEFHRGTPPVLGFFSNQPSFPFFVSITNTFAGSAVGKIDHDYLSVLDCRHGRALLKCKCCNELLVLDLVTGDTIWLPYPTQLPKQATYNGAVLCVAGHDNCHSCPVLVVLVFSNKVDFITAGCVYSSETGVWGEITSIHMPDSFVVPLPTVLVGNTLYWLLDNDHIIQFDLDKHRLDLIEEVPHSYCKQVIIMPAEDGLVGFAGVDGSSLHLWSRVGSIDGGVPWTRRIIDFEELLGPETSLCHPLLVGYAEDADVIFICADTSVYMIHLKSMMKIERWNELDIVFPIFPYTRFYSPVKALGAYCLAAEPSSFSAVPSLAYSVSRMPGSRSTLAGERPRRRHALQPAGERRPW, from the exons ATGCCATCCTGTCTCCCAAATTTCAGTTACAGCAGCAGAAAGGGTCATCTCAGCCATTGCTCTTCACTCCAGAG GTACAACCTTGGTCCGCCATGTCCGCCGCCTCATATACAGATTCTCCCAGATGACCTCCTTGTGGAGATTCTCATGCGCCTTCCGCCTGAGCCTATCTATCTTTTCCGTGCTTCTCATGTCTGCAAGCACTGGCGCAGCCTCATCCACGACGCCCGCTTCCTTTGCCGCTTCCACGAGTTCCACCGGGGGACTCCTCCCGTGCTCGGCTTCTTCAGCAACCAGCCATCGTTTCCCTTCTTCGTTTCCATCACCAACACCTTCGCGGGCTCCGCTGTTGGCAAGATTGACCACGACTATTTGTCGGTCTTGGACTGTCGCCACGGTCGTGCCCTCCTGAAATGTAAGTGCTGCAATGAGCTGCTCGTCTTGGACCTTGTGACCGGTGACACGATCTGGCTGCCGTATCCCACGCAGCTCCCCAAGCAGGCCACATACAATGGCGCGGTTCTCTGCGTTGCTGGCCACGACAACTGTCATTCGTGCCCGGTCCTTGTGGTGCTAGTGTTCAGTAACAAGGTTGATTTCATCACCGCAGGCTGCGTGTACTCGTCCGAGACTGGCGTCTGGGGTGAGATCACTTCGATTCATATGCCTGATTCATTTGTCGTCCCATTGCCGACGGTTCTGGTTGGAAACACACTGTACTGGCTGTTGGACAACGATCACATCATTCAGTTTGATTTGGATAAGCATAGATTGGATTTAATTGAGGAGGTGCCACATAGCTACTGTAAGCAGGTTATCATCATGCCCGCGGAGGATGGACTTGTTGGTTTTGCTGGGGTTGATGGTTCGAGTCTCCATTTGTGGTCAAGGGTAGGTAGCATTGATGGGGGGGTACCATGGACACGTCGCATCATTGACTTCGAAGAGCTTCTTGGGCCGGAAACATCGCTTTGTCATCCGTTGCTTGTTGGCTATGCGGAAGATGCTGATGTGATCTTCATTTGTGCGGATACTAGCGTCTACATGATCCATCTCAAGTCCATGATGAAGATTGAGCGGTGGAATGAACTTGATATTGTGTTTCCCATTTTTCCTTACACAAGATTCTACTCTCCAG TAAAAGCTCTTGGCGCCTACTGCCTGGCCGCAGAGCCATCTTCTTTCTCGGCGGTGCCCTCCCTCGCCTACTCGGTGTCACGGATGCCAGGCTCGCGCTCCACTTTGGCAGGGGAGAGACCACGTAGACGTCATGCTCTCCAACCTGCAGGAGAACGCCGTCCATGGTGA